A single window of Nostoc sp. C052 DNA harbors:
- a CDS encoding ATP-binding protein, producing MFEKIRRRLLLSYLIVLSLILGGFAIAVRIFFTHSLYKQQIQKLATLAQVGAANAEFDKGKIRIENDLPLDKLFKNHQELSWFDTKGNLIEKQGQDILSLPALKEGEQISTVGKNRIQSVTLQIISSDDKELIGYVRASQSLEEFDETLNKLDLGLGGGIVVALIISGAGGVWLTHQAMQPIEESFERLKQFTADASHELRNPLMVIKSNAGVALKYPEGMRETDAEKFQAISSATNQMTRLTEDLLFLARHDNIPNHIKETVNLSSILNNLVQLYQPQAIAKQIHLKNQLTEKLDLLGDPHQITRLFSNLIQNAIHYTPPKGTIEIIANRSVSYLIVNVQDTGVGIAPGDLENIFERFWRVDKSRSYNSGGSGLGLAIAQAIAKNYGGLITATSQLGIGSCFTVRLPVSSLNECF from the coding sequence ATGTTTGAAAAAATTCGCCGACGGTTACTGTTATCTTATTTAATTGTATTATCATTAATCTTAGGTGGATTTGCAATTGCCGTTCGGATTTTTTTTACCCATAGTCTCTATAAACAACAAATACAAAAGCTTGCTACATTAGCACAAGTTGGTGCTGCTAATGCCGAGTTTGATAAGGGTAAAATTAGAATTGAAAATGACTTACCTCTAGATAAATTGTTTAAAAATCATCAAGAATTAAGCTGGTTTGATACTAAAGGTAATCTCATCGAAAAACAGGGACAAGATATTTTAAGTTTACCTGCTCTCAAAGAAGGAGAACAAATTAGTACAGTTGGTAAAAATCGCATTCAGTCTGTTACTTTACAAATTATTAGTAGTGATGATAAAGAGTTGATTGGATATGTAAGAGCAAGTCAATCTCTAGAAGAATTCGATGAAACTTTAAATAAATTAGATTTGGGGTTAGGTGGTGGAATTGTTGTAGCCTTGATTATTAGTGGTGCTGGTGGAGTTTGGCTAACTCATCAAGCGATGCAACCAATTGAAGAAAGTTTTGAACGGTTAAAACAGTTTACTGCTGACGCTTCTCATGAACTCCGCAATCCTTTAATGGTGATTAAAAGTAATGCAGGGGTAGCACTTAAGTATCCAGAGGGAATGCGAGAAACTGACGCAGAAAAATTTCAGGCTATTTCTAGTGCTACTAATCAAATGACTCGACTTACAGAAGACTTACTATTTTTAGCTCGTCATGATAATATTCCTAACCACATTAAAGAAACTGTTAATCTTAGTTCAATTTTAAATAACTTAGTGCAACTATATCAGCCGCAAGCAATCGCTAAACAAATTCATCTGAAAAATCAATTGACTGAAAAGCTTGATCTGTTAGGCGATCCGCATCAGATAACACGATTATTTAGTAATTTAATTCAAAACGCTATACATTATACACCACCAAAAGGGACAATAGAAATCATAGCTAATCGTAGTGTTTCCTATTTAATAGTTAATGTCCAAGACACAGGTGTAGGAATTGCACCAGGAGATTTAGAAAATATTTTTGAGCGTTTTTGGCGAGTAGATAAATCACGTTCTTATAATTCTGGTGGTTCTGGTTTAGGATTGGCTATTGCTCAAGCTATTGCTAAGAATTACGGTGGATTAATTACTGCCACAAGTCAATTGGGAATTGGTAGTTGTTTTACTGTGCGTTTACCAGTAAGTTCACTTAATGAATGTTTTTGA
- a CDS encoding DUF2808 domain-containing protein codes for MKKLIYAIALTLTIASLSSAAYSTTTMKNSRFPNIIGAVQFPQNKAKVVRDSFQLKIPQDSRALSQMTIAVPQGLTVRNNINLSDQSGQKIPANITVNGRTITIAFPQQVAPGTELNIDLNRVLISGTSNAWLYPVSVRLVGLNADIPVGVFRLRIY; via the coding sequence ATGAAAAAGCTAATTTATGCTATTGCATTAACTTTAACAATTGCGTCTTTATCCTCGGCTGCCTATAGCACAACCACGATGAAAAATAGCAGATTTCCTAATATTATTGGGGCAGTGCAATTCCCTCAAAATAAGGCGAAAGTTGTCAGAGATTCTTTCCAGCTAAAAATTCCCCAAGATAGCAGAGCTTTATCCCAGATGACTATTGCTGTACCTCAAGGTTTAACTGTAAGGAATAACATTAACTTATCTGACCAGTCCGGTCAAAAAATTCCTGCCAATATTACTGTTAATGGTAGAACCATTACAATTGCTTTCCCTCAACAGGTAGCTCCTGGAACTGAACTCAACATTGATCTCAATCGCGTCTTAATCTCAGGAACTTCTAATGCTTGGCTCTATCCGGTTTCTGTCAGGCTTGTGGGGCTAAATGCGGATATCCCAGTGGGTGTATTTCGGCTACGAATTTACTAA
- a CDS encoding RidA family protein, whose amino-acid sequence MSRQFISSGSIFEQEIAYSRAVVDGDWVFVSGTTGFDYSSMTISDDVVKQTEQCFKNINAALTEAGLVMQDIVRVRYILPIREDFEQSWPVIRKYLGDVRPAATMIVAGLSDPRMRIEIEVTAKKTRG is encoded by the coding sequence ATGAGTCGTCAATTCATATCTTCTGGTTCTATCTTCGAGCAAGAAATTGCTTATTCTAGAGCCGTTGTTGATGGAGACTGGGTTTTTGTTTCTGGTACCACGGGTTTTGATTACAGTTCGATGACCATATCTGATGATGTTGTAAAACAAACAGAGCAGTGTTTTAAAAACATTAATGCTGCGCTGACAGAGGCGGGACTGGTAATGCAGGATATAGTGCGAGTTCGTTATATTTTACCGATTCGAGAAGACTTTGAACAAAGCTGGCCAGTAATTCGTAAATATTTAGGAGATGTCAGACCAGCAGCAACAATGATTGTCGCAGGACTTTCAGATCCGAGAATGCGGATTGAGATAGAGGTGACAGCAAAAAAAACTAGGGGCTAG
- a CDS encoding transposase: MPLANCTTPANGNEREQVIPLLDKVKLKTLKRGRPRKRIKVLAADKGYDSKQKRADLRKRGIRPQIPKRVWKTKKNRGRPIKISVPRFQQERCFAWYQRKYRRLVVRWERQKVYFDAFIDLATIHIWINKILLVG; this comes from the coding sequence ATGCCCTTGGCTAATTGCACTACCCCAGCCAATGGCAACGAGAGAGAACAAGTAATACCTCTACTCGATAAAGTTAAACTTAAAACATTAAAACGTGGCAGACCACGTAAGCGAATCAAAGTACTAGCTGCTGATAAAGGTTACGACTCGAAACAAAAACGCGCTGACCTGCGGAAACGAGGTATTCGTCCTCAAATCCCGAAACGAGTTTGGAAAACCAAGAAAAATAGAGGAAGACCAATCAAAATCTCTGTTCCTAGATTTCAGCAAGAACGGTGTTTTGCTTGGTATCAGCGCAAATACCGCCGTCTCGTTGTTAGATGGGAACGTCAAAAAGTTTACTTCGATGCATTCATTGACCTTGCTACAATCCACATCTGGATTAACAAAATATTATTAGTGGGATAG
- a CDS encoding alkaline phosphatase family protein — MKKTLFGVLTTAIVSNILIPAVQAISIGNTTARFSHVLIISIDGLHNWDLSVANLQSSLKNIKRLQREGVTYTNAFASAPSDSFPGELNYITGATPGTTGVFYDKSYSRALYAPGTTAAQITAGTAKPGTVVEFAENVDASWNNGKGGTLDGGQGFDKTQLPVDRNGNPVYPNQYLKVNTIFDVASAAGLRTAWSDKHPAAYTILAGNTQDPTKFNLATGRVGSISDYSSLEINAAVAIDTTKPGLLPNTLGALVDQSTGTPYSNTNSKITSTFFNDGTKGNPALFKAPPAGFSASQFTSVATTSAYDDLKVKQILNEIDGLNDSGTIKVGTPAIFGLNFQAVSVGEKETASQFNGGGIDSNGNARPDLVSAVAHTDASIGLILDELKKKGLDSSTLVILTAKHGQNPVKDPTVGLSSTFDSVTGVAGGDGNLTAVAALLVRNGIQIASERGQDTSSLIFLKNSSDVREAVALLKSKNYSFDNTIDPNTGLAFSTEDAAAQGQVLYGQSIINAGLGDPRTNERTPDIIVPLKTGYFFGNATKKRAEHGGFTDADTHVALIVGSTGFSRNLQGKTISRTVSTTQIAPTTLQALGLNPQRLQGVQIDRTQTLPLNCRESQIEKYQIDQERREYEE; from the coding sequence ATGAAGAAAACGCTTTTTGGGGTGTTGACGACGGCGATTGTTAGCAACATCTTGATTCCTGCTGTCCAAGCAATCAGTATCGGAAATACAACTGCCCGCTTTAGTCATGTTCTGATTATTTCGATTGATGGATTGCACAACTGGGATCTATCAGTTGCTAATCTGCAATCTTCTTTGAAAAATATCAAGCGGTTGCAGAGAGAAGGTGTGACATACACTAATGCTTTCGCTTCTGCACCATCAGATTCCTTTCCTGGGGAGCTAAACTATATCACTGGTGCCACCCCCGGCACGACAGGTGTATTTTATGATAAATCCTACAGTCGCGCCTTGTATGCCCCAGGCACTACTGCTGCCCAAATCACCGCAGGCACAGCCAAACCAGGTACTGTCGTAGAATTTGCTGAAAACGTTGATGCATCTTGGAATAATGGTAAGGGTGGCACCTTAGATGGCGGTCAGGGATTTGATAAAACCCAATTGCCAGTCGATCGCAATGGCAACCCTGTTTACCCCAACCAGTACCTAAAAGTAAACACCATTTTTGACGTAGCTAGCGCGGCAGGACTGCGTACTGCTTGGTCTGACAAGCATCCCGCAGCTTACACCATCCTCGCTGGAAATACACAAGACCCAACGAAGTTTAATTTGGCAACGGGTCGGGTTGGTAGCATTAGCGATTACTCTTCACTAGAAATTAACGCAGCAGTGGCGATTGATACAACTAAGCCAGGACTTCTCCCCAATACCCTTGGGGCTTTAGTCGATCAATCAACAGGTACTCCTTACTCCAACACCAACTCTAAAATCACGTCCACTTTCTTTAATGACGGGACAAAGGGTAATCCGGCTCTGTTTAAGGCTCCACCTGCTGGCTTTAGCGCCAGCCAGTTCACAAGTGTAGCAACAACCTCAGCCTACGACGATCTCAAGGTTAAGCAGATATTAAACGAAATTGATGGATTGAACGATTCCGGCACTATAAAAGTAGGCACTCCAGCAATTTTTGGCTTGAATTTCCAAGCTGTCAGCGTCGGCGAGAAAGAGACTGCCTCTCAATTTAATGGTGGTGGAATTGACTCTAATGGCAATGCCCGTCCTGACCTGGTAAGTGCAGTAGCTCACACTGATGCCAGCATTGGTCTGATTTTGGATGAACTGAAAAAGAAAGGATTAGACAGTTCAACTTTGGTGATTTTGACCGCCAAGCACGGGCAAAATCCCGTCAAAGATCCAACTGTTGGTTTGAGCAGTACATTTGATAGTGTTACTGGTGTTGCTGGTGGCGATGGAAACCTGACTGCTGTTGCTGCTCTGTTAGTAAGAAACGGCATCCAGATTGCTTCTGAGCGAGGTCAGGATACTTCATCGCTGATCTTCTTGAAAAATTCATCTGATGTCCGAGAAGCAGTAGCCCTGCTGAAGTCCAAAAATTACTCATTTGATAATACGATTGATCCAAATACTGGGCTGGCATTTTCAACTGAGGATGCTGCTGCTCAGGGTCAGGTATTGTATGGTCAGAGCATCATCAATGCTGGATTGGGAGATCCAAGGACAAACGAACGCACCCCTGACATTATTGTTCCACTCAAAACTGGCTATTTCTTTGGTAACGCTACCAAGAAGCGTGCAGAGCATGGTGGATTTACTGATGCTGACACCCACGTAGCCCTAATTGTCGGTAGCACTGGATTTTCTCGCAATCTGCAAGGTAAAACTATCAGTCGAACTGTTTCTACCACCCAAATTGCTCCAACTACATTACAGGCTCTAGGTTTAAATCCTCAACGACTGCAAGGTGTTCAGATTGATAGAACCCAGACATTACCACTTAACTGTAGGGAATCGCAAATAGAAAAATACCAAATAGATCAAGAGCGCAGGGAGTACGAAGAATAA
- a CDS encoding class I SAM-dependent methyltransferase has product MKNIAETAYLVAMYRALESERVDALFKDPLARILAGGKGEMLVEVIGEKEKITNAIAIRTYVIDHLILQLVNSKNIDTVINLAAGLDTRPYRLPFCASLCWIEVDLPEIIAYKEQALQDEQPLCFLERVQLDITNVALRKTFFSEINLATRQALVITEGLLSYLHETQEPIPLMPDCSNLFFGKRLDVLVMAGRFEGLSDLEWKLFEDIFPKQASKRGKGMPHAPYRYVLNSLLYILITGCRWCDLPRGDIWASKSSSHRWLKRWRSDGTFEYIQGRVLAIANEKGLINWDFGAVDGSFSPAQWEEVKKLRMEGKGKVFLSIHLPKVVECPWLIALPQPMATRENK; this is encoded by the coding sequence ATGAAAAATATTGCGGAAACTGCGTATTTAGTGGCAATGTATCGCGCATTAGAAAGCGAACGTGTAGATGCATTATTTAAAGATCCATTAGCGCGTATATTAGCTGGTGGAAAAGGTGAAATGCTTGTTGAGGTTATAGGAGAGAAAGAAAAAATTACAAATGCGATTGCCATCCGCACTTATGTTATTGATCACTTGATTTTACAGTTAGTTAATTCTAAAAACATTGACACTGTAATCAATCTGGCTGCGGGGTTAGATACTCGACCCTATCGATTACCTTTTTGTGCATCGCTTTGTTGGATTGAAGTTGACCTGCCAGAAATCATTGCTTACAAAGAACAAGCACTTCAAGATGAGCAACCTTTGTGTTTTCTTGAGCGTGTCCAACTCGATATTACTAACGTGGCATTGAGAAAAACTTTTTTCTCAGAGATTAATCTTGCAACGAGACAGGCGCTAGTGATTACAGAAGGGTTGCTATCATATCTACATGAAACCCAAGAACCTATCCCACTAATGCCAGATTGTAGTAATCTATTTTTTGGCAAGAGGTTGGATGTATTAGTGATGGCTGGACGTTTTGAGGGATTGAGCGACCTAGAATGGAAGCTATTTGAGGATATATTTCCTAAGCAGGCATCCAAACGTGGTAAAGGAATGCCTCATGCACCGTATCGCTATGTATTAAATAGTCTGTTATACATTCTGATAACTGGATGTCGATGGTGTGACCTTCCACGAGGGGATATATGGGCATCGAAAAGCTCATCCCATCGATGGTTAAAGCGATGGCGTTCTGATGGGACATTTGAATATATACAAGGACGTGTATTAGCGATCGCTAATGAGAAGGGGCTTATAAACTGGGACTTTGGGGCTGTTGACGGCTCTTTTTCCCCCGCTCAATGGGAGGAGGTGAAGAAGTTGCGTATGGAGGGAAAGGGAAAGGTGTTCTTATCCATACACTTACCGAAGGTGGTGGAATGCCCTTGGCTAATTGCACTACCCCAGCCAATGGCAACGAGAGAGAACAAGTAA